Proteins encoded by one window of Lathyrus oleraceus cultivar Zhongwan6 chromosome 1, CAAS_Psat_ZW6_1.0, whole genome shotgun sequence:
- the LOC127088074 gene encoding protein FAR1-RELATED SEQUENCE 6, translating to MDTTIPCGSNSSIENQFQSEFTNAKFKEIQVEYRSKMNCSASLNSMEGCFATYHVLEEILVGDIRKERVLKVVLNKENHDFKFECSLFEFRGIVCRHVLSVCSQERIISLPEKYVLTRWKKNIKRKHPYIKTSYGVTELKPQMDRFDKLCKHFYEVAEVAAESKETTEDLHETLHLFNSNMSTKDSALIEENLNDDFNPINSNRIRSPKHVKRKGCSPSKRKTSVAETIAKRSRKQTKKSDHTEFTTECNIGMVGNQFGSDICVQSSLEVVNGEHYLDLSIMFQTWLIHLTKLVNGSLTLLDAVPNYKTREIAVSDFKTREIAVPDLVNIFHEVG from the exons ATGGATACAACAATTCCATGTGGGTCAAACTCATCCATTGAGAATCAATTCCAAAGTGAGTTTACGAATGCCAAATTCAAGGAAATTCAAGTGGAATACAGATCTAAAATGAATTGTTCTGCATCATTAAATAGCATGGAAGGTTGCTTTGCTACATATCATGTGTTGGAGGAGATATTAGTTGGAGACATACGCAAAGAGCGAGTCTTAAAAGTTGTGCTTAATAAGGAAAACCATGATTTCAAATTTGAATGCTCATTATTTGAGTTTAGAGGTATTGTGTGTCGGCATGTGTTATCCGTGTGTAGTCAAGAGAGGATTATAAGTCTTCCAGAGAAGTATGTTTTAACGAGATGGAAGAAAAACATTAAAAGGAAGCATCCATATATCAAGACTAGTTATGGTGTAACAGAGTTGAAGCCACAAATGGACAGATTTGACAAATTATGCAAGCATTTTTATGAGGTTGCTGAAGTAGCTGCTGAGTCAAAAGAGACTACCGAAGACCTCCATGAAACATTACATTTGTTTAACTCTAATATGTCCACAAAGGATAGTGCCCTTATTGAAGAAAACCTCAATGATGATTTTAATCCAATCAATAGTAATAGAATTCGCAGTCCAAAACATGTCAAGCGCAAAGGTTGTTCTCCATCTAAAAGAAAAACATCTGTCGCCGAAACGATCGCCAAGAGGTCAAGGAAACAAACAAAAAAAAGTGATCACACTGAGTTTACTACA GAGTGCAATATTGGAATGGTGGGAAATCAGTTTGGAAGTGATATTTGTGTACAATCATCTCTTGAGGTTGTTAATGGAGAGCATTACTTAGATTTGAGTATTATG TTTCAGACTTGGTTAATACATTTGACGAAGTTGGTTAATGGAAGTTTAACTTTGCTTGATGCAGTTCCAAACTATAAAACAAGGGAAATTGCAGTTTCAGACTTTAAAACAAGGGAAATTGCAGTCCCAGACCTGGTTAATATATTTCATGAAGTTGGTTAA